One Sphaerisporangium krabiense DNA segment encodes these proteins:
- a CDS encoding alpha/beta hydrolase has product MTVTPVPFDPDLLPVYQALHTGGGPPLGPETVRAQRDGGGSMTKPIEQILGGRPVEFEDRVIPGPAGAPDLTVSILRPKNGVTTPAALYNIHGGGMCMGNRFWSMESFVELVDVYGLVAVSVEYRLAPEHPHPAPVEDCYAGLVWVSEHAGELGFDPGRIVVMGRSAGGGLAAGVSLLARDRGGPAIAGQGLYCPMIDDRNTTASSHQYDGIGWWDRNSNLWGWRFLLGDDAGGQEVSPYAAPSRATDLSGLPPAYIDAGACEVFRDEAVDYATRIWAAGGQAELHIWAGAFHGFTEQAPDAAVSRASKAARGSWLERVLGLPRATAREAAGAPAGTPVGGAHG; this is encoded by the coding sequence ATGACCGTGACACCCGTCCCGTTCGACCCCGATCTCCTGCCCGTCTACCAAGCGCTCCACACCGGCGGGGGCCCGCCGCTCGGCCCGGAGACCGTACGCGCGCAGCGCGACGGCGGCGGGTCGATGACCAAGCCCATCGAGCAGATCCTCGGCGGCCGCCCGGTGGAGTTCGAGGACCGGGTGATCCCGGGCCCGGCCGGAGCCCCCGACCTCACCGTCTCCATCCTGCGCCCGAAGAACGGGGTCACGACTCCGGCCGCGCTGTACAACATCCACGGCGGCGGGATGTGCATGGGCAACCGGTTCTGGTCCATGGAAAGCTTCGTGGAGCTCGTCGACGTCTACGGGCTCGTCGCGGTCTCGGTCGAGTACCGGCTCGCGCCCGAGCACCCGCATCCCGCGCCGGTCGAGGACTGCTACGCGGGCCTGGTCTGGGTCTCCGAGCACGCCGGCGAGCTGGGCTTCGACCCGGGACGGATCGTCGTGATGGGGCGCAGCGCGGGCGGCGGCCTCGCCGCGGGCGTGTCGCTGCTGGCGCGCGACCGGGGTGGGCCCGCCATCGCCGGGCAGGGGCTGTACTGCCCGATGATCGACGACCGGAACACCACGGCGTCGAGCCACCAGTACGACGGGATCGGCTGGTGGGACCGCAACAGCAACCTCTGGGGCTGGCGTTTCCTGCTGGGTGACGACGCGGGCGGCCAGGAGGTGTCCCCGTACGCCGCGCCGTCGCGGGCGACCGACCTGTCCGGTCTCCCGCCCGCCTACATCGACGCGGGCGCCTGCGAGGTGTTCCGCGACGAGGCCGTCGACTACGCGACACGCATCTGGGCGGCGGGCGGCCAGGCCGAGCTGCACATCTGGGCGGGGGCGTTCCACGGCTTCACGGAGCAGGCGCCGGACGCCGCGGTCAGCCGGGCGTCGAAGGCCGCCCGCGGCTCCTGGCTGGAGCGTGTCCTCGGTCTCCCCCGGGCGACCGCTCGGGAGGCCGCAGGCGCCCCGGCCGGCACGCCGGTCGGCGGGGCGCACGGGTGA
- a CDS encoding ABC transporter permease: protein MARYSLKLFGRLLLTLGVVSTAVFFLIRLTPGGPAVAVLGQDASPDAVARLNEKLGLTDPLLTQYWNFLTQLVRGSLGESLTNGLPVSGTILSVLPHTLELAVAGLIIGKLGGITLGIVEAVWKDRSPDIVGRVMSLVGLSFPSFFVAVLLVLFIALPLGLPTNGVAPFTEIGSNLQRILLPALAMGIVSTAYTSRVTRSLMVEIIGENHVRTARAKGVREGRVLVRHVLQPGSLPLVPIAGISFITLVGDAVLIETVFARPGLGSLMVNAMQARDYTTVQGCIIVVTTVIVLVNAAVDAFYHVLDPRTKTA, encoded by the coding sequence ATGGCGCGCTACTCCCTGAAGCTGTTCGGGCGGCTGCTGCTGACCCTCGGGGTGGTCTCCACCGCCGTGTTCTTCCTGATCCGGCTCACCCCCGGCGGTCCCGCCGTGGCCGTGCTGGGCCAGGACGCGTCCCCGGACGCGGTGGCGCGGCTCAACGAGAAGCTCGGGCTCACCGACCCGCTGCTCACGCAGTACTGGAACTTCCTGACGCAACTCGTCCGGGGCAGCCTCGGCGAGTCGCTCACCAACGGCCTGCCGGTGAGCGGGACGATCCTGAGCGTGCTCCCGCACACGCTGGAGCTCGCGGTGGCGGGTCTCATCATCGGCAAGCTCGGCGGCATCACCCTCGGCATCGTGGAAGCGGTGTGGAAGGACAGGTCGCCCGACATCGTCGGGCGGGTCATGTCGCTGGTGGGGCTGTCCTTCCCCAGCTTCTTCGTCGCCGTGCTGCTGGTCCTGTTCATCGCGCTGCCGCTCGGTCTGCCGACCAACGGGGTCGCCCCCTTCACCGAGATCGGCTCCAACCTGCAACGCATCCTGTTGCCCGCGCTGGCCATGGGAATCGTGAGCACCGCCTACACCTCCCGGGTCACCCGCTCCCTCATGGTCGAGATCATCGGGGAGAACCACGTCCGCACGGCGCGGGCGAAAGGGGTGCGGGAGGGCCGCGTCCTCGTGCGCCACGTCCTCCAGCCCGGCTCGCTGCCGCTCGTCCCGATCGCCGGCATCTCGTTCATCACCCTGGTGGGGGACGCGGTGCTCATCGAGACGGTGTTCGCCCGCCCGGGGCTCGGCAGCCTGATGGTCAACGCCATGCAGGCACGTGACTACACGACCGTGCAGGGCTGCATCATCGTGGTCACCACGGTGATCGTCCTCGTGAACGCGGCCGTCGACGCCTTCTACCACGTCCTCGACCCCCGAACCAAGACGGCGTGA
- a CDS encoding cupin domain-containing protein: protein MTMNFRPAELDLSDAKQRPLVPPSATPIEPAEILTRNRVLHMSEDKKFIIGTWECAPGSSRWEYDNREESVYVISGTMTVQEDGGEPVKLTPGSSAVFPFGWKGTWTVHETFQKVYHIYRH from the coding sequence ATGACGATGAACTTTCGCCCCGCAGAGCTCGATCTGAGCGACGCGAAGCAGCGGCCGCTCGTGCCGCCGAGCGCCACGCCCATCGAGCCGGCCGAGATTCTCACCCGCAACCGCGTCCTGCACATGAGCGAGGACAAGAAGTTCATCATCGGCACCTGGGAGTGCGCGCCGGGGTCGTCCCGTTGGGAGTACGACAACCGCGAGGAGTCCGTCTACGTGATCTCCGGCACCATGACCGTGCAGGAGGACGGCGGCGAGCCCGTCAAGCTCACGCCCGGGTCGAGCGCGGTGTTCCCCTTCGGCTGGAAGGGCACCTGGACCGTCCACGAGACCTTCCAGAAGGTGTACCACATCTACCGCCACTAG
- a CDS encoding ABC transporter substrate-binding protein: MNRGRARTVLTLGTAAVLAGVTACTGEGGDAAGEDVRPTIRYGIMTQGFTSMDPLQALQPLDRILSMMLFDGLVRYRTSDTTAPFEPGIARDIPQARTRDGKQVWTIHLRDGVTCPAGRKTAAYQLTSEDVVYSLRRAADPERSSFATSYTDYKSVTAPDPRTVEVTTTHPVSPAVFLSTISNWQGGLVVCKKAVEAEGDEFGLHPVGPGPYTFRGYTPGQQVELAANDSYYLGKPLAAGWTIRFMNDDTARQAALFSGDVDLIDPSSGGDLGLRVIDEREGFKVVTAPLFGIWYAAFNTKVKPLDDVRVRRALAYALDRADYVAAAGARTAEPVLSAWSDAMPGGVPDAHTKQAGLAYDYDLDKARELLAEAGYPDGFGLTVTGPSGMQYYEILQAQLKKIGIRVAIRNVDTPTWQKAQLSGKEPIIVTLIAYRATPQTTYGAFFYGPSSVLGGSRPAQNYIGYDGADALIEQVARESDPERQKRLWQDINDQILRDAAVKPLMLSHRTYGAACGFTWGGAEPPVAIPGNWQAGYKATVDRKAKGC, from the coding sequence ATGAACAGAGGCAGAGCGAGGACCGTACTCACCCTCGGGACGGCGGCCGTGCTGGCGGGCGTGACCGCGTGCACCGGCGAAGGCGGCGACGCCGCCGGAGAAGACGTACGACCGACGATCCGCTACGGGATCATGACCCAGGGCTTCACGTCGATGGATCCGCTCCAGGCGCTGCAGCCGCTGGACCGGATCCTGTCGATGATGCTGTTCGACGGCCTGGTGCGGTACCGCACCAGCGACACCACCGCGCCGTTCGAGCCGGGCATCGCGCGGGACATCCCGCAGGCGCGGACGAGGGACGGCAAGCAGGTCTGGACGATCCACCTTCGCGACGGCGTCACCTGCCCGGCCGGCCGCAAGACCGCGGCATACCAGCTCACGTCCGAGGACGTCGTGTACTCGCTGCGGCGTGCCGCCGACCCCGAACGGTCGTCGTTCGCCACCAGCTACACCGACTACAAGAGCGTCACCGCCCCCGACCCCCGCACGGTCGAGGTCACGACGACGCACCCGGTCTCCCCGGCGGTGTTCCTGTCGACGATCTCCAACTGGCAGGGCGGGCTCGTGGTGTGCAAGAAGGCGGTGGAGGCCGAGGGAGACGAGTTCGGGCTGCACCCGGTGGGGCCGGGCCCGTACACGTTCCGCGGTTACACGCCGGGACAGCAGGTCGAGCTCGCCGCCAACGACAGCTACTACCTCGGCAAACCCCTCGCGGCCGGGTGGACGATCCGCTTCATGAACGACGACACGGCCCGGCAGGCCGCGTTGTTCAGCGGCGACGTCGATCTGATAGACCCGTCGTCCGGCGGCGACCTGGGGCTGCGGGTGATCGACGAGCGAGAAGGGTTCAAGGTCGTCACGGCCCCGTTGTTCGGGATCTGGTACGCCGCGTTCAACACCAAGGTCAAGCCGCTGGACGACGTGCGGGTGCGCCGCGCGCTGGCGTACGCGCTCGACCGCGCCGACTACGTGGCCGCGGCCGGCGCGCGCACCGCCGAACCCGTGCTCAGCGCCTGGAGCGACGCGATGCCGGGCGGGGTGCCCGACGCGCACACCAAGCAGGCGGGCCTGGCGTACGACTACGACCTGGACAAGGCACGCGAACTACTGGCCGAGGCGGGATATCCGGACGGTTTCGGCCTCACCGTCACAGGACCCTCCGGCATGCAGTACTACGAGATCCTTCAGGCGCAGCTCAAGAAGATCGGCATCCGGGTGGCGATCCGGAACGTCGACACGCCGACCTGGCAGAAGGCCCAGCTGTCCGGGAAAGAACCGATCATCGTCACGCTCATCGCGTACCGGGCCACCCCGCAGACCACCTATGGCGCGTTCTTCTACGGCCCCTCTTCCGTGCTCGGCGGAAGCCGTCCGGCGCAGAACTACATCGGCTACGACGGCGCGGACGCGCTGATCGAGCAGGTCGCGCGGGAGTCCGACCCGGAACGCCAGAAGCGGCTGTGGCAGGACATCAACGACCAGATCCTCCGCGACGCCGCGGTGAAGCCGCTGATGCTGTCCCACCGGACCTACGGCGCGGCGTGCGGGTTCACCTGGGGCGGCGCCGAGCCGCCCGTGGCGATCCCCGGGAACTGGCAGGCCGGCTACAAGGCCACCGTCGACCGCAAGGCCAAGGGGTGTTGA
- a CDS encoding ABC transporter permease, with product MKPGRRGLRRLNPLLIIGGLLIAFLVFVALFPTLFTSQDPAHQDLAAQLESPSAAHWLGRDQFGRDIYTRLIHGTRTSMLIGVSSVLLGMALGIPIGMIAGYFRGKTERAILWIIDVAMAFPGLILALLFVALFGQGTWNITLAIVIGIVPVFARLAHGPALAFREREFVKSSIVFGARAPWILYKHIWPNLRSEMVVIASMTAAVTIRIEAGLSFLGLGLPPPTATWGGMLRDGTTYLQTDPLFSLVPGLAIFVAALGFNLLGDGLRDALDPRTANN from the coding sequence TTGAAGCCCGGAAGGCGGGGACTGCGCCGGCTCAATCCGCTGCTGATCATCGGCGGGCTGCTGATCGCCTTCCTGGTGTTCGTCGCGCTCTTCCCGACCCTGTTCACCTCTCAGGACCCGGCGCACCAGGACCTGGCGGCACAACTGGAGTCGCCGAGCGCCGCGCACTGGCTCGGCCGCGACCAGTTCGGCCGGGACATCTACACGCGGCTGATCCACGGCACGCGGACCTCGATGCTCATCGGGGTGTCGTCGGTGCTGCTGGGAATGGCCCTGGGCATTCCGATTGGAATGATCGCCGGCTACTTCCGAGGGAAGACCGAGCGCGCGATTCTGTGGATCATCGACGTGGCGATGGCGTTCCCCGGGCTCATCCTCGCCCTGCTCTTCGTCGCCCTGTTCGGCCAGGGAACCTGGAACATCACCCTGGCGATCGTGATCGGCATCGTCCCGGTGTTCGCCCGGCTCGCGCACGGCCCCGCCCTGGCGTTCCGGGAGCGGGAGTTCGTGAAGAGCAGCATCGTGTTCGGCGCGCGGGCGCCGTGGATCCTGTACAAGCACATCTGGCCCAACCTGCGCAGCGAGATGGTGGTCATCGCCAGCATGACCGCGGCCGTGACGATCCGGATCGAGGCGGGCTTGAGCTTCCTCGGCCTCGGCCTGCCGCCGCCCACGGCCACCTGGGGTGGCATGCTCCGCGACGGCACCACCTACCTGCAGACAGACCCGTTGTTCTCGCTGGTGCCCGGATTGGCGATCTTCGTCGCCGCCCTGGGCTTCAACCTCCTCGGTGACGGACTGCGGGATGCGCTCGATCCCCGGACCGCGAACAACTGA